TCCCGCGCTAATACAATCTGTCGATCATCTCCCACCTGCTCTGCTAAATCTTGTAAGGTCTGGCGTAAGCGATGAGGGGCTTCATATAGGACAACGGTGCGCGATTCCGTCGCTATATCCTGTAACCGCTGTTGACGTGCTTTCCCCTTCGCGGGCAGAAACCCTTCAAAACAAAAGCGATCGCAGGGTAATCCCGATGCTACCAACGCTGCGATCGCAGCATTGGCACCAGGAATCGGTATCACTTCTATCCCAGCCTCGACACAAGCTTGTACAAGATCCACTCCCGGATCAGAAATTCCCGGCATCCCCGCATCGCTAACGAGGGCTAAATCTTGCCCTGACTGTAATCGTTCAATTAGTTCGGGTGTACGGGTTTGAGTGTTGTGCTGATGATAGCTGATTTGCGGGGTTTTGACCTGAAAGTGATGGAGCAGTTTGCCCGTGTGGCGCGTATCTTCGGCTGCGATCGCAGCCACGGTTTGCAAAATCCGTACCGCTCGAAAACTCATATCTTCTAAATTCCCAATTGGCGTTGCCACAATGTACAAGCTGCCATTTTGGGACGCATTGGTTTTAGAAGATGTCATGTGTTCATTCATCTATTGCATTGGGGGACTGACTTAATTCCTAAGCAATAGCCAAGGACGATCGATCACTAGCCATCTTCTACGGAAAGTTATACACCACTCTGAAGCTGCACCAAAAGCGAGCGCTATCTGCTGGATAACAATTGTGCCATCTTCTGAGAGTGTCTCAACCTGCTTATTGAGTTACCTATGCTTAACGGTTGCGGTTAGCGATTGTCATCGATATTACATGCAAATTTAAGTCGTCGTAATGATTATATGGCTGTCAAACTTTAAGCCTTTTTACGCTGCCTTCCAAATCTGGAAGCAATGATCAAATTTCTGAAATAACTTATTAGACCCTGCAAAGCTAATGTCTTGCGCCCAGCTTTCGATAGAAAATAGAAACGCTTGCAGCTCTCGCTCCACACATATCAATGCTTTCTCAAAATCAGGTCGTGAAACCTCAACATAAAACGCATCTCGAGTTGGTTCAGTATAACCATCTGACCAAATACGAATAATATTGCCTTGATGCTCAACCCATGGACTTGGATCATGCCCTAACCAAGGAGAATGGCCTGTTTGTAGAAAATCAATCCATTCGTGCCATGTTTCCAGCCCACAACAACAACTTGGAGGAATAACTTTATCTTCAGATACGATTTGTATACCACCTGGTAACACTAAACTTTCTATTTCCAGGATCTGTTCCAAAACAGTTTGTTTCTTCTTTGCGAGTTTTATTTGGTTGTATTTCGCCAATTGAGCAAACACCAAACCGATTTCTGGATATGTCATTTCTCCGCATAAACGGATCATCGACAAAGGCTTGAATTTTGGAATCGGCCAAGGACAAAGAAATTCACCTTCGTAATAAGGTAACTCTACGACCGCCTGCATCTGAATCAACGAATTCATAGGTGCTTACAGTTCTAAAAAACCGACATATCTGCACGTTATTTGCAGAATGTACCCATATCAAAACCCTCAACCAGATAATAACTCTGGCCATCTGCCATTAACCTGAATGATTTATGAAACGGGCTAAATCTTTCACTCCCCGCAAAAGCCTTCTTCTACTAACTGTAGTGTGTGTGATCGCAACAGGCATTGCTCTATTGGTAATGGGTAAGCTCGATACCACTCAAATTAAAACACTGGTTCATGGTGCAGGGATTTGGGGGCCGATTTATTACATCTTGGCCTATGTGATTGCTACCCTATTGGTTCTTCCTTCTACTGCTCTAAACCTTACAGGAGGTGGTTTGTTCGGCCCTTGGCTAGGGACCCTTTGGACAAGTCTTGCCGCCATTATTGCCGCCGTTGTGGCCTTTTACTTTAGCCGCACCATCGGTCGCGAACCCATTGCCAAACGGTTGGCAGGACGCTGGCAAAAAATGGATGCTGAGGTCAAACGGGGCGGCCTCTTCTATATGTTTGCGATTCGGTTAGTGCCGATTATGCCCTACGGCCTGGTTAACTTTGCGGCGGGTCTCACCTCTATCCGCTTTCGTGATTTTTTGATCGGTACAATCTTAGGCACGGTTCCTAGCGTTTTGCCCTTTGTTCTCTTGGGTAGTTCTAGCGTTCAAGCTCTTAATTCCGGCAACCTTGCTCCTTTAATAGGTGCTTTAGCGTTGACTGGAATACTGGTCGCAGGATCAACCTATTGGCGTCAAAAACGGTTCAAACGGAGTTGATGCCCCGAAAAATTGTCATGAACGCTACCGTTCAGTGCAAGACTGGAAGGTGGAGCTGACACAATAATCAGAAGATATGACCAAAACAGCATGGGTATTTCCTGGACAAGGGTCCCAGGCGCTTGGAATGGGCCTAGACCTACTCGATACCGAAATCGGTAAACAGCGGTTTGCAGCCGCAGAAAGCATCTTGGGATGGTCTGTCCCCGAGGTATGCCGAGAAGATGAAACCCGCCTGTCCCAAACCAATTACACCCAGCCCTGCTTATATGTAGTAGCTGCTATTTTTTCCGATCTACTGACTGAGAAAGGACTGAAACCCGATTTGGTTGCTGGTCATAGCTTAGGAGAATATGTTGCTCTATACTCAGCCCAGGTTTTTGACTTTGAATCGGGCTTAAAGCTGGTGCAAAAACGTTCAACCCTCATGTCTCAATCTTCGGACGGCAAAATGGCGGCCCTAATGGGGTTCGATCGTGATCAGCTCAATCAAACTGTTGAAAGTACAGAGGGTGTTGTTTTAGCCAATGATAACCATGCTGGCCAAGTCGTCATTTCGGGGACGCCAGCCGCCGTTGATACCGTCTTAGGCAGTATTAAAGTCAAGCGAGCGGTCGAGCTGAATGTAAGCGGTGCGTTCCATTCTCCCTTGATGGCAGATGCTGCGGCTGACTATGAATCAGTTCTAAATTCCATCGACTTTCAATCGGCACAGGTTCCGGTTGTCTCTAATGTGGAACCGACACCTTCTACAGATCCAGCTACCCTCCAAACTCGCCTGATCCAGCAAATGACGGGTCCTGTGCGCTGGCGGGAAACGGCTCTTGTTTTCGCTGATCAAGGGATTGAATCCGTTATGGAAGTCGGACCGGGTAAAGTCTTAACGGGTTTGGTCAAGCGTACCTGTAAAGAGATGACCCTAACGAATATCAATAGCTTGGAGAGCTTACCCGCTTGAGTTTAGATCAGGTTTAACCGACCAATCTCACACCAATTTGATATTGTCAGTCTAATTGAGTTCTCTGCCGAGGTTCGCTCCATGCCACAACAGCGTGAGCCCACAATTAGCTTAGCCCTCTACCACCTGTTCAAATGGACGGTGGTGAGTCCCTCTTTGCATGTTTATTTCCAGGGGCGGATTCATAATGCTGAACGGGTTCCGCAACAAGGGCCTTTAATTGTGGTTAGCAATCATGCGAGTGACTTTGATCCGCCACTGTTGTCCAACTGTATGCGCCGCCCTGTCGCATTTATGGCCAAACAGGAACTCTTTGAGGTACCTGTCCTATCCACTTTGATTCGGTGGTATGGTGCCTATCCTGTGAATCGCGGATCCGCAGATCGCAGTGCGATTCGAGCTGCGTTAGCATCTTTGGACCAAGGATGGGCCGTGGGGCTATTCTTACAAGGCACCCGTACCGCAGATGGGCGAATCAACAATCCCAAGCAAGGGGCGGCACTTATTGCCAGTAAAATTCAGGCTCCCATCCTGCCTGTCTCTTTATGGGGGACTGAAAAGATTTTGCCGAAGGGGCAAAAATTGCCGCGCAGTGTGCCGTTAACCATTCGGATTGGCGAGCCCATTCCACCCCCTCCTAGCCGAGATCGGGCTGCACTAGCCGATGTCACTCAGCAATGTGCTGATGTCATTAATTCCATGCATGATTTAGGTCGTTAACCCTATGGGACAGATTTCCACCCACCCACTGTCGCAAATTGTCTTACTGCTGGGTCTGACCGTTGGTATAGGAGCCTGTGGGTTACCAGAAGCCTTTAATCAGTTCTCGCAAGAAGCCGATAACCAGTTTGGCGATCAACACTTTAAAACAGCCATTACTTTAATTGAATTGCATCATGTGCGTTATGGAGACTATCCCCAATCCTTGGCGGATTTGAAATATACCGGAGATTGGGATCAGCTTGCAATTCAGTCAGTCAGTTATCAGAAGGCAGATAAAGGTTACATTCTTAATCTAGAAAGAGGCTGGGTTGGCAAAGCAGACCTGGAATATCCGCCCGATTTTTGGCAAAACTTAGGGATTATTGAGTCCAATGTCAAAGGCCAGCCGAATCCGATCAAGACTTCAAAGAAGTGAACATTACTGTTGTGCTTTACGGCAATAGAATCAAATCGACAGCGTTAAAATTGAACCACTCTTAAGCAGAGGGGATAGCCATTTATGTCAGCGATGCAACTAGAAGTTCTTCAACTCGGTAACCCTAAACTTCGCCGGACTGCCCGCCCTGTTGAAGATCCTACCTCTCGGGAGATTCAGTCTCTCATTGATGACTTAATTGGGACTATGGGGCAGGCCAATGGTGTCGGCATTGCCGCCCCTCAAGTTGGCATTGATTGGCAAGTTGTGATTGTGGCCTCCCGCCCCACCCTCAGATATCCTCATGCGCCTCATATGGATCCAATTGCAATGATTAATCCTCAACTCACCGATATCAGTGCAGAGCAAGTGAAGGACTGGGAAGGCTGTTTGAGTGTACCGGGTATTCGGGGCTTAGTCCCTCGTGCGTCTACTATTTCTGTTGAATACCAAGATCGCAAGGGTCAGTCTCAGCAAGAAATTTTCCATGACTTTGTTGCACGCATTATTCAGCATGAATGCGACCATTTACAGGGCTATGTATTTCTTGACCGAGTTGAATCAACTCGGGAACTTATTACCGAAAATGAGTATCACAAACTAGTACTTTCCTAGTTGTGGAGGCTCAAAGGTCATAAATAGTGTGCAATTTTATTTCAAAGTATAATTTTGGGTGACCATACGCTATACTCGTCCAATCTTTGTTTTTCCTGGAATTCTCTTCAATTTTGAAACATAACACTGCTGGATTAAGCGCTTTGATCGAGTGATTTGTAACTCGCAATATCCAGGGTGATCACTATCACTTCTCTTTTGTCAGGAAAAATCAACAATGAAGTTGACAAAGCTACAAGTGTAGTTTTAATAGCAGCATTCATCGCGCTGAGCTTTTAGAATTGGGCCATATTTGGCCAAGTTAACAAGTTATTTGTTCTCCCCAAGATGATTTATGAGCCATAACTCCCACTGGACACTCCGAGCCAATACGTCAATCGTGACATTGGTGCAGCGCCTTCTGGATCCTACATTGGCAGTCTTGTTACTAGTGATTTTGGCTCATTTTTATGCCATTCCTTTTACCACCAGTCTGCAGCTCTTTGCCCTGACAGTCTTCCTACTAATTTTGCCTGTCTTTAAGGCAACCGGTATGTATCGTCCCTACCGCAGTCTGGCTGCAAGATTGCTAGCCATTAGGTTTGTTCTGGGATGGTCAATTGTAATGGGGCTGATGCTTTTCATCGGCTTTGCGACCAAGACCTCGATGATTTTTTCGAGAGCGCTGATCTTGACCTGGTCTTGCAGTGTGCCGATGGTGTTGCTCGTGGTTCACTTTTTGGTTTGGGCGATGCTCCGCCAAATTCGCATCTCTGGGCGCAATTCTAAGTCTGCGGTGATTGCTGGGGTGAATCAAGTCAGCCTGGATCTAGCAGAGCAGATTCGGGAGTGTAAGGACTTAGGGATTCGGCTCAGTGGCTTTTTTGATGATCAGTCGCCATCGGAATTACCAGATGTTCCGATGGTGGGTAAGTTATCTGAAGTTCCCGACTATGTTCGTCAACATCATATTGATGTGGTGTATCTGGCCTGTGCTGCGGATGATGAACCGCGATTTGCAGAACTTATTGAGGCACTACAAGATACGACTGCCTGTGTCTATTTCGTGCCTAGTCTGTTGATGTACAGCCTGATGCATGGTCGGTCTTACGAAATCAATGGTGTACCTTTGATTTCGATCTGGGAGATTCCTTTTTCTGACTTGCAGTATGTCTTTAAGCGGGCCATTGATGTGGTGTTATCTGGGTTAGCCCTGGTGGTGCTGTCTCCAGTGATGACGGTGATTGCCATGGCCGTAAAGCTATCCTCACCGGGCCCGATTTTGTTTAAGCAGCGTCGGTACGGCTTAAATGGCCAAGAAATCATTGTCTACAAGTTCCGATCCATGACGGTGATGGAAGATGATGGCACTGTGGTGCAGGCAACTCGGGGTGATCGTCGCATTACTCCTCTGGGTGGTTTCTTACGCAAAACATCTTTGGATGAACTCCCTCAGTTTTTGAATGTGTGGCAAGGTCGCATGAGTCTGGTCGGACCTCGTCCCCATGCGGTGGCTCACAATGAAATGTACCGCAAGCTAATCAGTGGCTATATGCTGCGCCATAAGGTTAAGCCTGGCATTACCGGGTGGGCTCAGGTGAATGGTTGCCGGGGTGAAACGGAAACCTTGGACAAGATGAAGCGACGCATTGATTATGATTTGGAATACCTCAAAAACTGGTCTCTCAGTCTAGATATTCAAATTCTTTTGAAGACAGCTTTTGTTTTCCTCAAAGACCAAAATGCTTATTAAGCGTAGCCTAGCCCGCTAGATTCGGTTGTTTTTGGGAAACTCCTAGGGGCATTCAGCGTCATAATTAGCACATAGG
The Acaryochloris marina S15 genome window above contains:
- the rsmI gene encoding 16S rRNA (cytidine(1402)-2'-O)-methyltransferase, producing MTSSKTNASQNGSLYIVATPIGNLEDMSFRAVRILQTVAAIAAEDTRHTGKLLHHFQVKTPQISYHQHNTQTRTPELIERLQSGQDLALVSDAGMPGISDPGVDLVQACVEAGIEVIPIPGANAAIAALVASGLPCDRFCFEGFLPAKGKARQQRLQDIATESRTVVLYEAPHRLRQTLQDLAEQVGDDRQIVLARELTKRFEEFWRGSVQAAITHYQSHEPKGEFTLVLAGEVVSKTLPTDTDLRAELHALLAQGWSKSRASRQLAEKHDMSRRQIYQLTLDLE
- a CDS encoding TVP38/TMEM64 family protein, with amino-acid sequence MKRAKSFTPRKSLLLLTVVCVIATGIALLVMGKLDTTQIKTLVHGAGIWGPIYYILAYVIATLLVLPSTALNLTGGGLFGPWLGTLWTSLAAIIAAVVAFYFSRTIGREPIAKRLAGRWQKMDAEVKRGGLFYMFAIRLVPIMPYGLVNFAAGLTSIRFRDFLIGTILGTVPSVLPFVLLGSSSVQALNSGNLAPLIGALALTGILVAGSTYWRQKRFKRS
- the fabD gene encoding ACP S-malonyltransferase, producing the protein MTKTAWVFPGQGSQALGMGLDLLDTEIGKQRFAAAESILGWSVPEVCREDETRLSQTNYTQPCLYVVAAIFSDLLTEKGLKPDLVAGHSLGEYVALYSAQVFDFESGLKLVQKRSTLMSQSSDGKMAALMGFDRDQLNQTVESTEGVVLANDNHAGQVVISGTPAAVDTVLGSIKVKRAVELNVSGAFHSPLMADAAADYESVLNSIDFQSAQVPVVSNVEPTPSTDPATLQTRLIQQMTGPVRWRETALVFADQGIESVMEVGPGKVLTGLVKRTCKEMTLTNINSLESLPA
- a CDS encoding 1-acyl-sn-glycerol-3-phosphate acyltransferase, which encodes MPQQREPTISLALYHLFKWTVVSPSLHVYFQGRIHNAERVPQQGPLIVVSNHASDFDPPLLSNCMRRPVAFMAKQELFEVPVLSTLIRWYGAYPVNRGSADRSAIRAALASLDQGWAVGLFLQGTRTADGRINNPKQGAALIASKIQAPILPVSLWGTEKILPKGQKLPRSVPLTIRIGEPIPPPPSRDRAALADVTQQCADVINSMHDLGR
- the def gene encoding peptide deformylase; protein product: MSAMQLEVLQLGNPKLRRTARPVEDPTSREIQSLIDDLIGTMGQANGVGIAAPQVGIDWQVVIVASRPTLRYPHAPHMDPIAMINPQLTDISAEQVKDWEGCLSVPGIRGLVPRASTISVEYQDRKGQSQQEIFHDFVARIIQHECDHLQGYVFLDRVESTRELITENEYHKLVLS
- a CDS encoding undecaprenyl-phosphate glucose phosphotransferase — encoded protein: MSHNSHWTLRANTSIVTLVQRLLDPTLAVLLLVILAHFYAIPFTTSLQLFALTVFLLILPVFKATGMYRPYRSLAARLLAIRFVLGWSIVMGLMLFIGFATKTSMIFSRALILTWSCSVPMVLLVVHFLVWAMLRQIRISGRNSKSAVIAGVNQVSLDLAEQIRECKDLGIRLSGFFDDQSPSELPDVPMVGKLSEVPDYVRQHHIDVVYLACAADDEPRFAELIEALQDTTACVYFVPSLLMYSLMHGRSYEINGVPLISIWEIPFSDLQYVFKRAIDVVLSGLALVVLSPVMTVIAMAVKLSSPGPILFKQRRYGLNGQEIIVYKFRSMTVMEDDGTVVQATRGDRRITPLGGFLRKTSLDELPQFLNVWQGRMSLVGPRPHAVAHNEMYRKLISGYMLRHKVKPGITGWAQVNGCRGETETLDKMKRRIDYDLEYLKNWSLSLDIQILLKTAFVFLKDQNAY